Below is a genomic region from candidate division SR1 bacterium Aalborg_AAW-1.
TTTCTTCGTGGTGAAATATTAAAATTTGCTATAGCTCAGTCTATTGGTTTATCTCGTTGAGAATTGTCTCATACAATGGTTCAAGATACTAAGAATGTTCTGTGATCACTAGATAATCATCATAATCGAATACCGAATAGTAGTATAGGAACACTTGCTTCACAACTTCCAAGAAAAAAATCCGATTATGAAAAATCTGCTATTATACTACAAGATATATACAATCATGGTGTTACATCATTTATAGCATGATCTCCATTTGATCCAATGACGAAACGACAAAATCTTGAAAAAGTAAAAGATATTACATGATGAATATTAGTACCTTATAAGCAATGAGGTCATGCAGTACATATTTCAAAACAACGTGATGAGTTTTTTAAAGATTTGTTTTGATTTATTGATTGACTTTCTTAAACTCATCGTATGTTAGCACAAGAATATCGCCTTACTACGAAGGATGTACGTTATATCCAAAAACAAAAAAATATTGTCTGGACACAACATTTTGGATTTTTGTGGATACGCCAATATCCTAATAGAAAATTTCACCAATGTTCTCTGTATATTGCAGCTGATACGGTGAAAAAATCTGTGCGAAGACACCAACTCAAACGTAAACTTCTGGTTCAACTTGAACAGTGATTGAAATCTTCTGAGAAGTCAGTATCTCAGTTTTATAAAATTTTCATCTTTTTAAACAAAAAAAACGTTTCACCAACTCTTCTGTCATGACAACATAAACATCGTACACAGGCTATAGATATGATAACTCAATCATTTACACAAGAATGGTCGGTGGCTCGCAAAAAATTATGAATTCTGTAGTGAATCGTGATTTTATTCTTTGTTTCTCTCGATGATGGAAGGAATTGGAATGCTCAGACATGCACAGACGTATGGCAATCTCAACAGGCAGTTGAGCCATTATGATACTCAAATTTCTCCTGAGTGAAAAGAAAAGTTAACCCAACGAGCCCAGAGTAATAAAGGAAAATTTGATGGTTTTGTTCTCATCTCTAATGGACAACCGAGATGTAGAGAAGTATATGATGTTCTTAGTGCGTACAATACGTTGAGTGCAGGAATTATTGATACAAGATTTGATGAAAGAAATTTTTGAATATTTGCAGAACAAACGAAAGAAGATGTTATTGAATTTTTGCAGCTTGCATATCCGGAATTATATGAACTCTTGTGAGATAAATTTAGTCGTTGGATGGATCAAGAGTTGGTTGATGTTTTTTGAAAACTATTATATGAAAGTAATAACAGTGTAAGAAATCGTATAGAGACTGCTTTGATTGATGTAATGGATAATCAATTCCCTTGAAAGAATCTGTTGATTATTACCAGTAGTGGTGTATTGAGGAACTTGCAAGCACTCTTGTTATCTAAAACCACACAGGAGTTTGATGATTTTTTGGAAGAACAGACGGGATATAACAAAATACCGAATCTTGCCTACACGAATTTTATTCGAGATGAGAGCTCAGTGGAGTATCAGTTGCAATATTTTAATCGTTATGATGATAACGAGAGATTATAGTCATTGTAGCTCTCGCATAAACAGAGCAGCAGCTTGTCCTACATTGAGGGATTCTTTGATACCTAACATAGGGATGTGACTGATGATGTCTGTTTTTTCTAATGTTTCAGATTCGACTCCTGTGACTTCGTTGCCCACGATGACATAGAGTTCTGATCCAAGCGTGAAGTTTTTGATCTTATCATGAATATCTGTCAGAGGGATACTGTTTTCAGTTATCTCTGCAGCGATGATAAGTCCATGAGTTTGCATAAAACTGAGTGCATCTGACAGATGTTCAAAGTCCATGGTAGGGATTGTAAGTTCAGCTCAGAGAGCAGTTTTTTTTACTTCTTTGTGATCAGGACGAGCAGTATATCCTACAAAAATTACTCCCCATCAGAGAGCATCAGCCGTACGGATAATGTTTCCTACATTGTAAGCGCTACGCAAATTCTCAACTACAATTCGTTTGTTCATCCTCTTATTCTGTCATAACAAAAGAGATTTTGCCTCGATTAGTGTATTTCGTTTCATTGAATTGAGTATAAACGAGAGTACAAGCAATATCTTTCTGACCGATTTTCTCAAAGAGAGGAGAAATTCATACCTTGAGTTCAAGGACAAGATTGGTGATGGAGTTTTCTTTGAAGGTTTGTTGTATTTTCATAGGATACATATAGTCTTGGTCATTGATCGTACTAAAACAATAGATATCCTCTATGTTACTGATCTGATTAGGGGAGAAGTTTCTTACTGAAAGTTGGAGTATTGCTTTTGTATCATAATGTAGTGGTATGATATTATTAAAGAGATGTAGTGATGTAATTCATAGTCATGACTGATCTTGATTAAAATAGGTGGTTGTAAAAAAGTTTTTCACTAAATTTGGTTTATTGGTGTTTGTATTGAAATATTGCGTAAAGAGATTCGTTATATATTCTTCGTATTCTAGTAAAAAAAGTGATGGTCATGATAGCTCTGCTTTTTTTTGTAGTTCCGATTCACTTCTCAATCATGCAATACTCGTATTGATGAAATCATACAGTGTTATTTGTCCTTTGATCTCAGCATCAGTTCGTTGTTGAAACAGTTTGGTATTAAGATCACGAACTTGTGCTCGATACTCTGGACAGAAATCGATAGTTCCTGACTGAGTGAGGAGACAGTTTTTTTGTACTGAGCTTGGTACAGTGATTTTATTTTCAGTTTGAGCAAAAAGTGTTGGACTGAACGAAATGAATCCAGCAAGAATAATTCAGAGAAACTGTATATATTTCATAGGTGTGGTACAACAACTAAATAGTACTATGTTTGTACGAGAATATTCTCTAAAATCAAGATCTAATAAATGCTATACTTAACTTTATAGTAATCAATTTTGGCTTGAAGGTAATATATTTTGTTCTCTAAAAATATGTTTAGGTCTCGTCGTGTGTTGAAAAGATCTTTTTTGATATTGTAATATGTGATATATCATTTTGTATTCCATAGTGGATTACTTATTGGAATGACAGGATATATAGTTGGTTTGATGAGAGTAGGTGGTTGGTATGAATAGTAAAAATTTGGTTTTTCACTATTTTCTATCAAATAAAGAAGATATTTTCATCACTGTTCTAATCAGAAACTACATGATGAGTTTGATTCATCCTCTATGTAAAAACCTGTAAGAGATATATCTCACTTAAAAGTTTCTTCTATGTTGAATGTATAGAGAATATCAGGATTATACCATAATACTCATTGATGAGATTGATCTTTCTGATATATATTTGTAAGTGTGGCAGTAACAATAAGGTCGCTCCTTATTCGTTCTTCTTCATCAGAAATAGCGATCCTGCTACAAGCTACACTATATCAAGTAAAGCAGAATAATCCTATCATGAGTGAAACAATAATTTTCTTGATCATGATATTAGAAAAGATTGGTAAAGTTAGAAGAGATTAGTAAAGAAATTTAAGACTTGAGTTCGTCGTGACGGTGCTCAGAGATCATATTTATTTATAGTATAAAGTTCGTTTTTTGCTTCTAGTTCAATTATATGCTGTGATGATGATTGATAGTAATGACTATTTTTGATGGGATCAACATAGAGAATATATTTCCCTCATAGTTCTAACCTTCATCCCTCACACCCCAAATAATCTATTTTTTTATCTATTATTATATCGCCATATATATCATTCTTAAAAGATTGTTCTATAGAAAAAGTATAGCGGAAATGATGTATATCAGATCGTCTCTGATTTCAGTATAGGTTTTGTTTTTCATCTATTTCTTCAATTTCTGTGACTGTACCAGCAACTACATAGTCATAAACTTCTCGCACAGTTTCTTGGCTTAGAGGCGCTACTGTACAAGCAAAGCTCCATGATCATCGTAACAAGACCGTAAATAGGAGTCAGAATAGTGTTGTTTTCATGATGTTATGATGTGGTAAAGAATATGGATTGCCACGTCGTTCCTCCTCGCAATGACAGAACTTATATATTCCAAGGAGTAGATTCTGGTGAACCAGCGATGGTAGGAGATGGAGAGATGAAAAAATCATATCGCAATTTTATCCTCGCTGCAAACTCACGGATATAGACTCTAGGTGCAATTCATACTGCTACATCTTCGCTTGCGCTTCATTGACACTTCAGATCAAAACGAAAACAGGCTACTAAACCTCTCTGAACTTGGAATTTCTGTGAAATCAACAAAAGATCTTCTGCTCAGAAAATGGTTTGAGCACGAGCAACACTATCCCAAGTACTGAGACCAGCATAATCCAAGATAATATTTTCGGACGGTATTCCGCGTTTGATCAACGCATCACGCATGTCG
It encodes:
- a CDS encoding vancomycin high temperature exclusion protein, with the translated sequence MFQQFLKRSLYTILGGIVLIIFNYFLINFLANPLIDKDENISLHTVGLIFGTSKSTVNGGQNLFFLKRIEHAVRLYQAGKIEYILVSGDNRRSDYDEPSDMRDALIKRGIPSENIILDYAGLSTWDSVARAQTIFGAEDLLLISQKFQVQRGLVACFRFDLKCQGSASEDVAVGIAPRVYIREFAARIKLRYDFFISPSPTIAGSPESTPWNI
- the trmH gene encoding tRNA (guanosine(18)-2'-O)-methyltransferase — protein: MKRNTLIEAKSLLLGQNKRMNKRIVVENLRSAYNVGNIIRTADALGWGVIFVGYTARPDHKEVKKTALGAELTIPTMDFEHLSDALSFMQTHGLIIAAEITENSIPLTDIHDKIKNFTLGSELYVIVGNEVTGVESETLEKTDIISHIPMLGIKESLNVGQAAALFMRELQGL